The Persephonella atlantica genome includes a window with the following:
- a CDS encoding succinate dehydrogenase/fumarate reductase iron-sulfur subunit — translation MEKFKLKVFRYDPTRDTEPYYKTYELPVEKGMTVLAALFKAKEEQDPTISFRYNCRAAICGSCAMRINGHATLACKVQITHLLDKYQTDTITVEPIGNVKPLKDLIYDMDWLVDKLKRIKPWFIPKEKPPVDGTEYRQDPYDHHRIDFASDCILCASCMSDCNALKANKDFLGPMVHSKAYRFAADTRDGAKKERIEAVLEDLNLEWCVRCMECTTRCPKEVQPYENIIRLRIMAAEEGYKTPGEIHAEIFEQDIYNRGLLNEMLLPMRQEGILGAIKRAPFGIKMMLKGKVNYADFFGGHKIKRLEEVQKIYKAAKEKEKEVKIKLPQIMGVIYEDKRKTRKRVNYAETGGNE, via the coding sequence AGCACTATTTAAAGCAAAAGAGGAGCAGGACCCGACCATATCATTCCGTTATAACTGCCGTGCTGCAATCTGTGGCTCATGTGCAATGAGGATAAACGGTCATGCAACACTCGCATGTAAAGTTCAGATTACTCACCTCCTTGACAAATATCAGACAGATACGATAACTGTTGAACCTATTGGGAATGTCAAACCTCTCAAAGACCTTATATACGATATGGACTGGCTTGTTGACAAACTAAAGAGGATAAAACCGTGGTTTATTCCAAAGGAAAAGCCACCAGTCGATGGAACAGAATACAGACAAGATCCTTACGACCACCACAGGATAGATTTTGCATCAGACTGTATACTTTGCGCATCCTGTATGTCAGACTGTAACGCTCTCAAAGCAAACAAGGATTTTCTGGGACCAATGGTTCACTCCAAAGCATACAGATTTGCAGCAGACACAAGAGACGGAGCAAAAAAAGAGAGAATAGAAGCTGTCTTAGAAGACCTCAATCTCGAGTGGTGTGTCAGATGTATGGAATGTACAACAAGATGTCCAAAAGAAGTTCAGCCTTACGAAAATATCATCAGACTCAGAATAATGGCAGCAGAAGAAGGATACAAAACGCCTGGAGAAATACACGCTGAAATATTTGAGCAGGACATATACAACAGAGGACTGCTTAATGAAATGCTCCTGCCCATGAGACAGGAAGGTATACTGGGAGCAATAAAGAGGGCTCCATTTGGGATAAAGATGATGCTGAAAGGAAAAGTAAACTATGCAGACTTTTTTGGCGGTCATAAGATAAAAAGACTGGAAGAAGTCCAGAAAATATACAAAGCGGCAAAAGAGAAAGAAAAAGAAGTTAAAATCAAACTGCCTCAGATAATGGGTGTAATATATGAGGATAAAAGAAAAACAAGAAAAAGAGTTAACTATGCAGAAACTGGAGGTAACGAGTAA
- a CDS encoding CoB--CoM heterodisulfide reductase iron-sulfur subunit B family protein — translation MAELKYAFYTGCSAKGVAPELYNSTKLVAEKLGMELIELEAATCCGAGAVQEKDEFLALTINARNLALAEELGLDLLTICNTCTLMLREAKFKLDNDPELKDAVNQVLKEAGLEYKGTSEVTHFLWEVIDGVGLDKLKEMVVRPLKDFNIAPFYGCHIIRPPYLIGYEDPDNPKSIEMIIEAIGGNPVDHTARLACCGFHSFWSAEDKVTLKLTAMDAQSAKEEKADFMVTPCPLCHTQLDAMQEEAEERIGINIGMPVLHLPQMIGLAIGLKPKELGLEKHVISTKEIIQKVA, via the coding sequence ATGGCGGAGCTTAAATATGCCTTTTATACAGGATGTTCAGCAAAAGGAGTAGCTCCTGAGCTGTATAATTCAACAAAATTAGTGGCAGAAAAATTAGGAATGGAGCTTATAGAGCTTGAAGCAGCAACCTGTTGTGGAGCAGGAGCAGTTCAGGAAAAAGATGAGTTTTTAGCCCTCACTATAAATGCAAGAAACCTTGCCCTTGCAGAAGAGCTGGGACTGGACCTGCTCACAATATGTAACACATGCACATTGATGCTTAGAGAGGCAAAGTTCAAGTTAGACAACGACCCTGAGCTGAAAGATGCAGTTAACCAAGTTCTTAAAGAAGCAGGTCTTGAGTACAAAGGAACATCAGAAGTAACCCATTTCCTGTGGGAAGTTATAGATGGTGTAGGTTTAGACAAACTGAAAGAGATGGTGGTAAGGCCACTTAAAGATTTTAATATTGCTCCATTTTATGGATGCCACATAATAAGACCTCCATATCTTATTGGTTATGAAGACCCTGACAATCCAAAATCTATTGAGATGATAATTGAGGCTATTGGAGGAAACCCTGTTGACCATACAGCAAGGCTTGCATGTTGCGGTTTCCATTCATTCTGGTCAGCAGAAGACAAAGTTACACTGAAACTGACAGCAATGGATGCCCAGTCTGCCAAAGAAGAAAAGGCAGACTTTATGGTAACACCTTGTCCTCTCTGCCATACACAACTTGACGCAATGCAGGAAGAGGCTGAAGAAAGAATCGGTATAAATATTGGAATGCCAGTCTTACATCTTCCGCAGATGATAGGTTTAGCCATAGGACTGAAACCAAAAGAGTTAGGTCTTGAAAAGCACGTTATATCTACAAAAGAAATAATTCAGAAAGTCGCCTGA
- a CDS encoding ArsR/SmtB family transcription factor, with translation MSEETMVDPKEKWKDEEFLEENAELLKALAHPNRLKIIGFLSSGKKCVKHIWEALDLPQPNVSQHLSVLRNKGILGYKRQGSIVCYYIKNKKALEIYKLLLKEE, from the coding sequence ATGAGTGAAGAAACTATGGTGGATCCAAAGGAAAAATGGAAGGATGAGGAGTTTTTAGAAGAAAATGCAGAACTTCTGAAAGCTCTGGCTCATCCTAACAGGCTTAAAATTATAGGATTTTTAAGTTCTGGAAAAAAATGTGTAAAACACATCTGGGAAGCGTTAGACCTGCCTCAACCAAACGTATCACAGCACTTGTCTGTTCTGCGCAATAAGGGTATACTAGGGTATAAGAGACAGGGGTCTATTGTGTGCTACTATATTAAGAACAAAAAAGCACTGGAGATTTACAAGCTACTACTAAAGGAGGAATAA
- the trxA gene encoding thioredoxin, translated as MAGKVCIVNESNWEQEVLNSDLPVLVDFWAPWCGPCRLIAPVIEELAEELEGKAKICKLNTDENPNIAMKYGIRAIPTIMVFKNGQVVDTKVGVQPKEVLKSLLI; from the coding sequence ATGGCTGGCAAAGTATGTATCGTTAACGAGTCAAACTGGGAACAGGAAGTACTGAACTCAGACCTGCCTGTACTGGTTGATTTCTGGGCTCCATGGTGCGGACCTTGCAGACTTATAGCACCAGTAATAGAAGAATTAGCAGAAGAACTTGAAGGAAAAGCAAAAATCTGCAAGCTCAACACAGACGAAAACCCCAATATAGCTATGAAATACGGTATAAGAGCTATCCCTACAATTATGGTTTTCAAAAACGGTCAGGTTGTAGACACAAAAGTAGGTGTTCAACCTAAGGAAGTTCTAAAAAGTCTCCTGATTTAA
- the lpxA gene encoding acyl-ACP--UDP-N-acetylglucosamine O-acyltransferase, which translates to MSVEIHPTAIVSKKAELGLNVKVGPFSIIEDNVTIGDNTEISSNVKIKDFTTIGSNCRISEGAVIGGIPQHLGFKGEETYVHIGNNVIIREYVTIHRGTSFDDGITRVGDNTYLMAYVHIAHDCKVGHDTILANAVTLAGHVKIGNYVFIGGLTPIHQFCRIGDYAMVGGASAVDKDIPPFTRASKNHAMLYGLNLIGLKRRGFTSEQIKLLKEAYRILFRKSPTLEEGIKEIQEKLPVTPEIQKLIDFVRTSKRGIAPEASKRK; encoded by the coding sequence GTGAGCGTAGAGATACATCCAACAGCTATCGTATCAAAAAAAGCAGAACTGGGGCTAAACGTAAAAGTTGGCCCCTTTTCCATCATTGAGGACAACGTAACAATCGGAGATAACACAGAGATATCATCCAATGTAAAGATCAAAGATTTCACAACAATAGGTTCCAACTGCCGTATCTCTGAAGGTGCAGTAATAGGCGGAATTCCGCAACACTTAGGTTTTAAAGGAGAAGAAACTTACGTTCACATTGGAAACAACGTAATAATCAGAGAATATGTTACCATCCACAGAGGAACATCCTTTGATGACGGAATAACAAGGGTTGGAGACAATACTTACCTTATGGCTTACGTTCATATAGCACATGACTGTAAGGTGGGTCACGACACCATACTTGCCAATGCTGTAACACTTGCTGGACATGTAAAGATAGGAAATTATGTTTTTATTGGAGGACTAACCCCCATCCATCAGTTTTGCAGGATAGGGGATTATGCAATGGTAGGAGGAGCGTCAGCTGTAGACAAAGATATTCCTCCATTTACAAGAGCATCAAAAAATCATGCAATGCTTTATGGACTGAACCTCATAGGGCTCAAAAGAAGAGGCTTCACATCTGAACAGATAAAACTCCTGAAAGAAGCATACAGAATACTTTTCAGAAAATCTCCCACATTAGAAGAAGGGATAAAAGAGATCCAAGAAAAACTGCCTGTAACACCAGAAATACAGAAACTAATTGACTTTGTTAGAACTTCCAAGAGGGGCATAGCTCCAGAAGCATCAAAAAGGAAATGA
- a CDS encoding LpxI family protein, translating to MKKIGLIAGAGELPVEFAKSAWEKNENLIVYGIKGITDKKIQSIAPTKWLYLGQAQKLIDTMRQDQITDVVMLGKIEHYHLLTSIHRFDRRAREFFSSLIDKRAKSILEAVLKELEKEGFCPIDPSPYLSSLLAPEGVIAGENPPQHLMEDALFGLKIAKEIAQLDIGQTVVVKDKIVIAVEGLEGTDKCIIRGGELGGEGTVVCKVARKNQDMRYDVPVIGVKTLKSMKKAKAKLLAVEAGKTFVLENNQLKKLASKSGISIVGVKID from the coding sequence ATGAAAAAAATCGGTCTTATAGCAGGAGCAGGAGAGCTACCTGTCGAATTTGCAAAATCTGCCTGGGAAAAGAATGAAAATCTAATTGTCTACGGAATTAAAGGTATAACAGACAAAAAAATTCAAAGTATTGCTCCAACAAAATGGCTATATCTTGGTCAGGCACAAAAACTGATTGATACAATGAGACAAGACCAGATTACTGATGTTGTTATGCTTGGGAAAATTGAACATTACCATTTACTAACCTCCATCCACAGATTTGACAGGAGAGCAAGGGAATTTTTCAGCAGTCTGATTGACAAAAGAGCAAAATCCATATTGGAAGCGGTTTTAAAAGAGTTAGAAAAAGAAGGATTTTGTCCCATTGACCCTTCCCCTTACCTCTCCTCTCTCCTTGCTCCGGAGGGAGTTATAGCAGGAGAAAATCCTCCACAGCATCTTATGGAAGACGCTCTTTTTGGGCTGAAGATAGCAAAGGAAATTGCTCAGCTGGACATAGGACAGACTGTTGTTGTGAAAGACAAAATTGTTATTGCCGTTGAAGGATTAGAAGGAACGGATAAATGTATTATAAGAGGAGGAGAACTTGGGGGAGAAGGAACAGTTGTGTGTAAAGTGGCAAGGAAAAATCAGGACATGAGATACGATGTTCCTGTTATAGGCGTAAAAACGTTAAAAAGTATGAAAAAAGCAAAGGCAAAACTGCTGGCTGTTGAAGCGGGAAAGACATTTGTTCTGGAAAACAACCAGCTTAAAAAGTTAGCCAGCAAATCAGGGATTTCTATCGTAGGAGTCAAGATAGATTAA
- the hypF gene encoding carbamoyltransferase HypF — MKKRIIIHLTGAVQGVGFRPFVYNLAVRHNLKGYVINDTHGVVIDVEGEEKDINQFLIALHTEKPPLAHIFSQEIEEKQPIGYKTFEIKKSKEKGKKEVFILPDVSTCDECLKELESPKNRRYRYPFINCTNCGPRFTIIEKLPYDRPNTTMKKFKMCPDCEREYNDPKNRRFHAQPNACPVCGPHISLYTSDKSLVAERDEALRQTINLLKEGKILAIKGIGGFHLVCDATNDFAIKTLRERKKRGEKPFAVMFKNINQIKEYADITDFEEAVILSPERPIVIVNKKQNTDLSEGVAPYLDRIGVFLPYSPLHYLLLKDFGKPLVMTSANLSDEPIVKDNEEAFEKLSIFTDYILVHNRDIKNRVDDSVVRIINKKISFIRRSRGYAPLPVKLPFKLNRKVLSVGGHQKNTVAVAFEDKAFLSQHIGDLETVDACKNFEEVIHSLFELYDFKPDVVVSDLHPRYYSTQWAKEFSQKNSIPLIQLQHHYTHALAVMADNQIKNEEIFAVCWDGTGYGEDGNLWGGEFLMADYKGYERILHFDYFKLIGGEKAVKEPKRVALSLLFDMYGKSLPDIPMLKAFKDKEVHLLYKTWERGINSPLSSSVGRLFDAFASITGIRQVLSYEGQSGMIMENFYDWSVKDYYPFEIKGTVIDWRPLFEALIKDNADLKTKISRFINSLSHIILEVYRQKGKNLKIGLSGGVFQNKLLTEKIIQLAEKENIQVLIHRKVPANDGGISLGQIAFAL, encoded by the coding sequence ATGAAAAAACGAATAATTATTCACCTTACCGGTGCTGTTCAGGGAGTTGGATTTAGGCCTTTTGTCTATAATCTGGCAGTAAGGCATAATCTAAAGGGCTATGTTATAAATGATACACACGGAGTTGTTATAGATGTGGAAGGAGAAGAAAAAGATATAAACCAGTTTTTAATAGCCCTCCACACAGAAAAACCACCCCTTGCCCACATATTTTCTCAGGAAATAGAAGAAAAACAGCCAATTGGATATAAAACCTTTGAGATAAAAAAATCAAAGGAAAAAGGAAAAAAAGAGGTTTTTATTCTGCCAGATGTGTCAACATGTGATGAGTGTCTGAAAGAGCTTGAAAGCCCAAAGAACAGAAGATACAGATATCCATTTATAAACTGCACTAACTGTGGACCCCGTTTTACTATTATTGAAAAACTGCCTTACGATAGACCAAACACAACAATGAAAAAGTTTAAGATGTGTCCTGATTGTGAAAGGGAGTACAACGACCCAAAAAACAGAAGATTTCACGCCCAGCCAAATGCATGTCCTGTCTGTGGTCCCCACATAAGCCTTTACACTTCAGATAAAAGTTTGGTAGCAGAAAGAGATGAAGCATTAAGACAGACGATAAATCTTCTAAAGGAAGGAAAGATATTAGCCATAAAAGGAATTGGTGGATTTCATCTTGTGTGTGATGCAACCAATGATTTTGCAATAAAAACCCTCAGAGAAAGGAAAAAAAGAGGGGAAAAGCCCTTTGCAGTGATGTTTAAAAACATAAATCAGATTAAGGAGTATGCAGATATAACAGACTTTGAAGAGGCGGTGATTTTATCTCCAGAAAGGCCAATAGTTATAGTTAATAAAAAGCAGAACACAGATTTAAGTGAAGGAGTAGCACCTTATTTAGACAGGATTGGTGTTTTTCTCCCATACTCACCACTTCACTATCTGCTTTTAAAAGATTTTGGAAAACCTCTTGTTATGACCTCTGCAAATCTGTCTGATGAGCCGATTGTGAAAGATAATGAAGAAGCATTTGAGAAGCTTTCCATATTCACAGACTACATTCTTGTCCATAACAGAGACATTAAAAATAGAGTTGACGACAGCGTTGTAAGAATAATAAATAAAAAAATATCCTTCATCCGCCGCTCAAGGGGATATGCACCACTTCCTGTAAAACTACCATTTAAACTAAATAGAAAAGTTCTTTCTGTAGGAGGACATCAGAAAAACACTGTAGCAGTAGCCTTTGAGGATAAAGCATTTTTGAGCCAGCACATTGGAGATTTAGAGACAGTTGACGCCTGCAAAAATTTTGAAGAGGTTATACACTCACTGTTTGAGCTTTATGATTTTAAGCCTGATGTTGTGGTGTCAGACCTTCACCCAAGGTATTACTCTACCCAGTGGGCAAAAGAGTTTTCACAAAAAAACAGTATTCCATTAATCCAGCTTCAACACCATTACACCCATGCCCTTGCTGTAATGGCTGACAATCAGATTAAAAATGAGGAAATTTTTGCTGTATGCTGGGACGGAACAGGTTATGGAGAAGACGGTAATCTTTGGGGTGGAGAGTTTTTGATGGCAGATTATAAAGGATATGAAAGGATTTTACACTTTGATTATTTCAAATTAATTGGAGGAGAAAAGGCTGTAAAAGAGCCAAAAAGAGTAGCCCTTTCTCTTTTGTTTGATATGTACGGCAAAAGTTTGCCAGACATTCCAATGCTAAAGGCTTTCAAAGATAAAGAGGTGCATCTTTTATATAAAACTTGGGAAAGAGGGATAAACAGCCCATTATCTTCATCAGTTGGAAGACTGTTTGATGCTTTTGCTTCAATTACAGGCATCAGACAGGTTCTCTCTTACGAGGGACAGTCTGGGATGATAATGGAGAACTTTTATGACTGGTCTGTAAAGGATTACTATCCATTTGAGATAAAAGGAACTGTTATTGACTGGAGGCCTCTTTTTGAAGCTTTGATTAAAGATAATGCAGACTTAAAAACAAAGATTTCACGGTTTATAAACAGTCTATCTCACATTATTTTAGAAGTTTACAGACAAAAAGGGAAAAATCTAAAAATCGGCCTTTCTGGCGGAGTTTTCCAGAACAAACTTTTAACAGAAAAGATAATACAGCTTGCAGAAAAAGAAAATATACAGGTTCTTATTCACAGAAAAGTTCCAGCTAATGACGGTGGCATTTCTCTGGGGCAGATAGCTTTTGCTCTTTAG
- a CDS encoding 4Fe-4S dicluster domain-containing protein, producing MKKIKKTQINQLFEAVKNEYSVVAPVIKEGVISLDFITDISQIPSGFTEDEKGNSYKVAKSSDRFFSYSRPYLPFKRFIIPPEFVFMKVVKNDGRINFTEVIPDKKIALFDIRPCDLKALQILDDVFINKNPHPDSYYAKAREELFIVAVTCFSPTENCFCSSMGISLKPEHGYDILITELKDSFLIRAGSEKGSKILKGIKAEEVSQTDLVEEEKTIKETEKKINKKVSTENLSQILYSQIDSKQWEKVGSKCLACTACTQLCPTCFCFNIVEKNSTDGSYSERIRVYDSCFNPEFATVHRFNIRQSIASRYRQWLMHKFAYWTDQFGSYGCVGCGRCITWCPAGIDITEEIKKLREGYDNH from the coding sequence ATGAAAAAGATAAAAAAAACTCAGATAAATCAGCTTTTTGAAGCAGTTAAAAATGAGTATTCAGTTGTTGCTCCAGTCATAAAAGAAGGAGTAATCAGCCTTGATTTTATTACAGATATAAGCCAGATACCATCTGGATTTACAGAAGACGAAAAAGGAAACAGTTACAAAGTAGCAAAAAGTTCAGACAGATTTTTTAGCTACTCAAGACCTTATCTGCCTTTTAAAAGGTTTATCATACCTCCTGAGTTTGTTTTTATGAAAGTGGTAAAAAATGATGGAAGAATAAATTTTACTGAAGTCATACCTGATAAAAAAATAGCACTGTTTGACATTAGACCCTGCGACCTGAAAGCCCTACAAATATTGGACGATGTTTTTATTAACAAAAATCCACATCCAGACAGCTACTACGCAAAAGCAAGAGAAGAACTATTTATAGTAGCTGTCACATGTTTTTCTCCCACAGAAAACTGTTTCTGCAGTTCTATGGGTATTTCCTTAAAACCAGAACATGGGTACGACATCCTGATAACAGAACTAAAAGACAGTTTTTTAATAAGGGCTGGTTCAGAAAAGGGCAGTAAGATTTTAAAAGGGATAAAAGCTGAAGAGGTTTCTCAAACTGATTTAGTAGAGGAAGAGAAAACTATAAAGGAAACAGAAAAAAAGATTAACAAAAAAGTAAGCACAGAAAACCTCTCTCAGATTCTGTATTCACAGATAGATAGCAAACAGTGGGAAAAGGTAGGCAGTAAGTGCCTCGCCTGTACAGCATGCACACAGCTGTGTCCCACATGCTTCTGTTTTAATATTGTGGAGAAAAACAGCACTGACGGCAGTTATTCAGAAAGGATAAGAGTTTATGATTCATGTTTTAATCCTGAATTTGCAACAGTTCATAGATTTAACATCAGACAGAGTATAGCCTCAAGATACAGGCAGTGGCTAATGCATAAGTTCGCTTACTGGACTGACCAGTTTGGAAGCTACGGGTGTGTTGGGTGTGGAAGATGTATAACCTGGTGTCCTGCAGGGATAGACATAACAGAAGAGATAAAAAAACTGAGGGAAGGTTATGACAACCACTGA
- a CDS encoding FAD/NAD(P)-binding protein — protein MTTTENPYRLRNFRVVKKIRETADTYSFWIESDLKPLPGQYNMIYYFGIGEAPITVAGKNGNLIQHTVRASGDVTSHIDSLSEGDFIYLRGPYGNIWPVEEAYGKQLVIISGGLGLAATKWIMEEAIKNKKQFKGILSLYGSKNYDSLLYRYEYERWHSHIDFRITLDKPDPRWKGDVGLITELIKKIEIDRDAVVFMCGPDPMVKFSVIELEKKGVGTDKIYVSMERHMKCSVGTCGHCMFGPFFVCKDGPVFRYSEIKEFFERKEV, from the coding sequence ATGACAACCACTGAAAATCCTTACAGGCTGAGGAATTTTAGAGTAGTGAAAAAAATCAGAGAAACTGCAGACACTTACTCTTTCTGGATTGAGTCAGATTTAAAGCCTCTTCCCGGTCAGTATAATATGATTTATTACTTTGGGATTGGAGAAGCTCCCATAACAGTTGCAGGGAAAAATGGGAATCTGATACAGCACACAGTAAGAGCATCTGGAGATGTAACATCACATATAGACTCCCTTTCTGAAGGTGATTTTATCTATCTTAGAGGACCCTACGGCAATATATGGCCTGTTGAGGAAGCTTATGGAAAACAGCTTGTTATCATATCAGGAGGTCTTGGGCTTGCAGCAACAAAATGGATAATGGAAGAAGCCATCAAAAATAAAAAACAGTTCAAAGGTATACTATCCCTTTACGGCTCAAAAAATTACGATTCCCTACTTTACAGATACGAATATGAAAGATGGCACTCCCACATAGATTTCAGGATAACATTAGACAAACCAGACCCAAGATGGAAAGGTGATGTTGGGCTTATAACAGAGCTTATTAAAAAAATAGAGATTGACAGGGACGCAGTTGTTTTTATGTGTGGACCCGACCCAATGGTAAAGTTCTCTGTTATTGAACTTGAGAAAAAAGGGGTTGGCACAGATAAGATATATGTATCTATGGAAAGACATATGAAATGCTCTGTCGGAACATGTGGACACTGTATGTTTGGACCATTCTTTGTATGTAAAGATGGTCCCGTATTCAGATACTCTGAAATAAAGGAATTTTTTGAAAGGAAAGAAGTATGA
- a CDS encoding Ni/Fe hydrogenase subunit delta, with protein MKIGVFKFASCDGCQIAFFEISKELIKMDVDIQYFLEAQSENHFDHFDISFVEGSISTPEQEERIKQIREKSKKVAVIGACAVSGGIQSVRNFMDFFDVLSSVYPSPDYIKSLEKSKPVSDYIDVDYELRGCPINKSQLLEIISSLYLGKEPVLPSYPLCLECKIKGIPCVLILGKPCLGSITVAGCGAICPSFSRGCYGCFGPIKNPNIQSLKEVFENHGFGDIYSHILTGFNAYNREFRGNDEKD; from the coding sequence ATGAAGATAGGAGTTTTTAAGTTTGCATCATGTGACGGCTGTCAGATTGCATTTTTTGAGATTTCAAAAGAGCTAATAAAAATGGATGTTGACATTCAGTACTTTTTAGAAGCACAGTCTGAAAACCACTTTGACCATTTTGATATTTCATTTGTTGAGGGCTCCATATCAACACCAGAGCAGGAAGAGAGAATAAAGCAGATAAGAGAGAAAAGCAAAAAAGTTGCGGTTATCGGAGCATGTGCTGTTTCTGGAGGAATCCAGTCAGTAAGAAATTTTATGGATTTTTTTGATGTTTTAAGTTCTGTTTATCCATCTCCCGATTATATAAAATCCCTTGAAAAATCAAAACCTGTATCAGATTATATAGATGTTGATTATGAGCTGAGGGGATGTCCCATAAATAAAAGTCAGCTCCTTGAAATTATTTCCTCTCTTTATCTGGGAAAAGAACCTGTTCTGCCGTCCTATCCTCTGTGTCTTGAGTGTAAGATAAAAGGTATTCCATGTGTACTTATCCTTGGGAAACCGTGTCTTGGAAGTATAACAGTTGCAGGTTGTGGAGCGATATGTCCTTCCTTTAGCAGAGGATGTTACGGATGTTTTGGTCCAATCAAAAATCCAAACATCCAGTCTCTCAAGGAAGTTTTTGAAAATCATGGTTTTGGAGACATTTACAGCCACATATTGACAGGTTTTAATGCATACAACAGGGAGTTTAGAGGCAACGATGAAAAAGATTGA
- a CDS encoding Ni/Fe hydrogenase subunit alpha, whose translation MKKIDILTRVEGEGRIWIEIDNGKIKDVILNIFEAPRFIEGILKGKDFSVIPDITARICGICPVAYQMSSVQAVEDAFDVAVSQETERLRRIFYHGEWIQSHAIHVFFLHLPDFFGKSSIFEIAKENRELFLDGLKIKEAGSKIIEKIGGRVSHPVSVVAGGFTKYPEKGELEELIPEIENALERSVYWTEKFSQLNFPSDDMGDIHFVSLQEEEYPILKGEIVSNKGLKVTKEEFKELFTEFQVSYSTAKKCRIRGKEIYVAGAVSRFNNSFEKLSEIAVKTAKKIGLHPPVKNSFKTLLIRMIEIVHSLEKSIQLIKNYKKPSENSKITVKKSSGTGVSEAPRGILWHRYSFDEKGRILEADIVPPTSQNQDIMEENVKNHLKKVKNKDIDYLTSEAEKIIRNYDPCISCATHFLKIDKNLKSCKIF comes from the coding sequence ATGAAAAAGATTGATATTTTAACACGGGTTGAGGGTGAAGGAAGAATATGGATAGAGATAGATAACGGAAAGATAAAAGATGTAATACTGAACATATTTGAAGCACCAAGATTTATTGAAGGTATACTGAAAGGTAAAGATTTCTCTGTTATCCCAGACATCACAGCAAGGATATGTGGCATATGTCCTGTTGCATACCAGATGAGCTCTGTTCAGGCAGTAGAAGATGCATTTGATGTTGCCGTTTCACAGGAAACAGAGAGATTGAGGAGGATATTCTATCACGGAGAGTGGATACAGAGTCACGCAATTCATGTTTTTTTTCTCCATCTGCCTGACTTTTTTGGGAAATCGTCAATATTTGAGATTGCAAAGGAAAATAGAGAACTCTTTTTAGACGGCCTTAAAATAAAAGAGGCAGGAAGTAAGATTATTGAAAAAATAGGCGGAAGAGTATCACATCCTGTTTCTGTTGTTGCCGGTGGATTCACAAAGTATCCAGAGAAAGGGGAGTTGGAGGAGCTTATTCCAGAAATTGAAAATGCCCTTGAAAGGTCTGTTTACTGGACTGAAAAATTCTCACAGCTTAACTTTCCTTCTGACGATATGGGAGACATCCACTTTGTTTCACTTCAGGAAGAAGAATACCCTATACTGAAAGGAGAAATAGTTTCAAATAAAGGACTGAAAGTCACAAAAGAAGAGTTTAAAGAACTGTTTACAGAGTTTCAGGTGAGCTATTCAACAGCAAAAAAATGCAGGATAAGGGGAAAAGAGATTTATGTAGCCGGAGCAGTATCAAGGTTTAACAACAGCTTTGAAAAACTTTCAGAAATAGCTGTGAAAACCGCCAAAAAAATAGGTCTCCATCCACCTGTTAAAAACAGTTTCAAAACATTACTTATCAGGATGATTGAGATTGTTCACTCTTTAGAAAAATCTATACAGCTTATAAAAAATTACAAAAAACCTTCAGAAAACTCAAAAATTACAGTGAAAAAATCATCAGGAACAGGAGTATCTGAAGCTCCAAGGGGAATCCTGTGGCACAGATACAGCTTTGATGAGAAGGGCAGAATATTAGAGGCTGACATCGTCCCTCCAACATCGCAGAATCAGGACATAATGGAAGAAAACGTAAAAAATCATCTAAAAAAAGTAAAAAACAAAGATATAGATTATCTGACCTCAGAAGCTGAAAAAATAATAAGGAACTACGACCCGTGTATCTCCTGTGCTACCCATTTTCTGAAAATAGATAAAAATCTGAAAAGCTGTAAGATTTTTTAA